In Prunus dulcis chromosome 1, ALMONDv2, whole genome shotgun sequence, the following are encoded in one genomic region:
- the LOC117615125 gene encoding putative pectate lyase 2, with translation MSNNIGRDVIYYQVTDPSDSALDPKPGTLRYGVTMIKGKKWITFQRDMHIRLDNPLLISSFTAIDGRGANVHIAGNACLLVFQASNIIIHGLRIHHCRPQPPSSVMGPEGKIMPIGQVDGDAIRLVTASKVWIDHNTLYECQDGLLDVTRGSTHITISNNWFRDQDKVMLLGHDDGYFRDKNMRVTVVYNHFGPNCNQRMPRIRYGYAHVVNNLYREWSQYAIGGSMNPSVKSEANLFIAPKSGNKKEITWRKDSIGDKESWKFYSVGDIFENGASFVETGAGRAKPNYNREQTFPVVNAKSVRSLTRSSGALICIKRSRC, from the exons ATGAGCAACAACATAGGAAGAGATGTCATATACTATCAAGTCACGGACCCAAGTGACAGTGCGTTGGACCCCAAACCGGGAACTTTGAGATATGGGGTTACCATGATAAAAGGGAAAAAGTGGATCACCTTCCAGAGGGACATGCACATTAGGCTTGACAACCCACTTCTCATTAGTAGCTTCACTGCCATTGATGGAAGAGGTGCTAATGTTCACATTGCTGGTAATGCATGCTTGCTGGTCTTTCAG GCAAGCAATATAATCATCCATGGCCTTCGAATCCATCATTGCCGACCCCAACCACCAAGCTCAGTTATGGGTCCCGAAGGAAAGATAATGCCAATAGGGCAGGTTGATGGAGATGCAATCAGGTTGGTAACTGCATCAAAGGTTTGGATAGACCACAATACACTCTACGAGTGCCAGGACGGTCTTCTCGATGTTACTCGCGGATCTACCCATATCACCATCTCCAACAATTGGTTCAGAGACCAGGACAAGGTTATGCTTCTCGGCCATGATGATGGCTACTTTCGGGACAAGAACATGAGGGTGACTGTTGTGTACAACCATTTTGGACCCAACTGCAACCAAAGAATGCCAAG GATTCGCTATGGATATGCACATGTCGTGAACAACCTTTACAGAGAATGGTCGCAGTATGCTATTGGGGGAAGCATGAACCCTAGTGTTAAGAGTGAAGCCAACCTCTTCATTGCACCAAAATCGGGAAACAAGAAAGAG ATCACTTGGAGGAAGGACAGCATTGGAGACAAAGAATCCTGGAAGTTTTACTCTGTAGGAGATATCTTTGAAAATGGGGCTTCTTTCGTGGAAACAGGTGCCGGCAGAGCAAAGCCAAACTATAACAGAGAACAAACTTTCCCAGTTGTTAATGCCAAATCTGTCCGCTCATTGACAAGGTCATCTGGTGCTTTGATATGCATCAAAAGATCCAGatgctaa
- the LOC117620540 gene encoding pectate lyase 1-like: MACHGCPNGNANVWCFVLALLITIASFAPNPSFAKKTKVDGLKLNVIDGCWRWNSDWRRNRQELALCSVGFSGKMSNNIGRDVIYYQVTDPSDSALDPKPGTLRYGVTMIKGKKWITFQRDMHIRLDKPLLISSFTAIDGRDANVHIAGNACLLVFQASNIIIHGLRIHHCRPQPPSSVMGPEGKIMPIGQVDGDAIRLVTASKVWIDHNTLYECQDGLLDVTRGSTHITISNNWFRDQDKVMLLGHDDGYFRDKNMRVTVVYNHFGPNCNQRMPRIRYGYAHVVNNLYREWSQYAIGGSMNPSVKSEANLFIAPKSGNKKEITWRKDSIGDKESWKFYSVGDIFENGASFVETGAGRAKPNYNREQTFPVVNAKSVRSLTRSSGALICIKRSRC; the protein is encoded by the exons ATGGCTTGTCATGGATGCCCCAATGGCAATGCCAATGTCTGGTGCTTTGTTCTGGCCCTTTTGATCACCATTGCCAGCTTCGCTCCAAACCCAAGTTTTgctaagaaaacaaaagttgatGGCTTGAAATTAAACGTGATCGATGGTTGCTGGAGATGGAACTCGGATTGGAGAAGGAACCGGCAGGAACTTGCATTATGCTCAGTGGGATTTTCTGGGAAGATGAGCAACAACATAGGAAGAGATGTCATATACTATCAAGTCACGGACCCAAGTGACAGTGCGTTGGACCCCAAACCGGGAACTTTGAGATATGGGGTTACCATGATAAAAGGGAAAAAGTGGATCACCTTCCAGAGGGACATGCACATTAGGCTTGACAAACCACTTCTCATTAGTAGCTTCACTGCCATTGATGGAAGAGATGCTAATGTTCACATTGCTGGTAATGCATGCTTGCTGGTCTTTCAG GCAAGCAATATAATCATCCATGGCCTTCGAATCCATCATTGCCGACCCCAACCACCAAGCTCAGTTATGGGTCCCGAAGGAAAGATAATGCCAATAGGGCAGGTTGATGGAGATGCAATCAGGTTGGTAACTGCATCAAAGGTTTGGATAGACCACAATACACTCTACGAGTGCCAGGACGGTCTTCTCGATGTTACTCGCGGATCTACCCATATCACCATCTCCAACAATTGGTTCAGAGACCAGGACAAGGTTATGCTTCTCGGCCATGATGATGGCTACTTTCGGGACAAGAACATGAGGGTGACTGTTGTGTACAACCATTTTGGACCCAACTGCAACCAAAGAATGCCAAG GATTCGCTATGGATATGCACATGTCGTGAACAACCTTTACAGAGAATGGTCGCAGTATGCTATTGGGGGAAGCATGAACCCTAGTGTTAAGAGTGAAGCCAACCTCTTCATTGCACCAAAATCGGGAAACAAGAAAGAG ATCACTTGGAGGAAGGACAGCATTGGAGACAAAGAATCCTGGAAGTTTTACTCTGTAGGAGATATCTTTGAAAATGGGGCTTCTTTCGTGGAAACAGGTGCCGGCAGAGCAAAGCCAAACTATAACAGAGAACAAACTTTCCCAGTTGTTAATGCCAAATCTGTCCGCTCATTGACAAGGTCATCTGGTGCTTTGATATGCATCAAAAGATCCAGatgctaa
- the LOC117615894 gene encoding putative pectate lyase 2: protein MSNNIGRDVIYYQVTDPSDSALDPKPGTLRYGVTMIKGKKWITFQRDMHIRLDKPLLISSFTAIDGRDANVHIAGNACLLVFQASNIIIHGLRIHHCRPQPPSSVMGPEGKIMPIGQVDGDAIRLVTASKVWIDHNTLYECQDGLLDVTRGSTHITISNNWFRDQDKVMLLGHDDGYFRDKNMRVTVVYNHFGPNCNQRMPRIRYGYAHVVNNLYREWSQYAIGGSMNPSVKSEANLFIAPKSGNKKEITWRKDSVGDKESWKFYSVGDIFENGASFVETGAGRAKPNYNGEQTFPVVNAKSVRSLTRSSGALICIKRSRC from the exons ATGAGCAACAACATAGGAAGAGATGTCATATACTATCAAGTCACGGACCCAAGTGACAGTGCGTTGGACCCCAAACCGGGAACTTTGAGATATGGGGTTACCATGATAAAAGGGAAAAAGTGGATCACCTTCCAGAGGGACATGCACATTAGGCTTGACAAACCACTTCTCATTAGTAGCTTCACTGCCATTGATGGAAGAGATGCTAATGTTCACATTGCTGGTAATGCATGCTTGCTGGTCTTTCAG GCAAGCAATATAATCATCCATGGCCTTCGAATCCATCATTGCCGACCCCAACCACCAAGCTCAGTTATGGGTCCCGAAGGAAAGATAATGCCAATAGGGCAGGTTGATGGAGATGCAATCAGGTTGGTAACAGCATCAAAGGTTTGGATAGACCACAATACACTCTACGAGTGCCAGGACGGTCTTCTCGATGTTACTCGCGGATCTACCCATATCACCATCTCCAACAATTGGTTCAGAGACCAGGACAAGGTTATGCTTCTCGGCCATGATGATGGCTACTTTCGGGACAAGAACATGAGGGTAACCGTTGTGTACAACCATTTTGGACCCAACTGCAACCAAAGAATGCCAAG GATTCGCTATGGATATGCACATGTCGTGAATAACCTTTACAGAGAATGGTCGCAGTATGCCATTGGGGGAAGCATGAACCCTAGTGTTAAGAGTGAAGCCAACCTCTTCATTGCACCAAAATCGGGAAACAAGAAAGAG ATCACTTGGAGGAAGGACAGCGTTGGAGACAAAGAATCCTGGAAGTTTTACTCTGTAGGAGATATCTTCGAAAATGGGGCTTCTTTTGTCGAAACAGGTGCCGGAAGAGCAAAGCCAAACTATAACGGAGAACAAACTTTCCCAGTTGTTAATGCCAAATCTGTCCGCTCATTGACAAGGTCATCTGGTGCTTTGATATGCATCAAAAGATCCAGATGCTAA